One Arthrobacter sp. StoSoilB20 DNA segment encodes these proteins:
- a CDS encoding VOC family protein, translated as MTSRKHYASGEPCWADLQTRDVSAAKDFYQQVFGWSYKDLPTPDGRSYAQAFVKDQLVAVIAPQNPMQEAAGTHGQWNIYIAATDTDEIADDAAHAGGKLQFGPEAVADTGVLAFVEPPGGGTTGIWQAGTHVGSHLFNEPGALAWAELLTPEPQAAVGFFQQLFGHEVTEYPQDDGGSYSTLMVNGDEVAGIVPADEGEDAAWQIYFGVADVRKAAEAALAAGGELLVEPEEGAETGSLATIQDPQGGILSLIQV; from the coding sequence ATGACTTCACGTAAGCACTACGCCAGCGGAGAGCCGTGCTGGGCCGACCTCCAGACCAGGGACGTGTCCGCGGCCAAGGATTTTTATCAGCAGGTTTTCGGGTGGAGCTACAAGGACCTTCCCACTCCGGACGGGCGAAGCTATGCGCAAGCCTTCGTCAAGGATCAGCTGGTGGCCGTCATCGCACCGCAGAACCCCATGCAGGAGGCAGCCGGAACGCACGGTCAGTGGAATATCTACATCGCCGCCACTGATACCGACGAAATCGCCGACGACGCCGCCCACGCAGGCGGGAAGCTTCAGTTTGGTCCCGAGGCAGTAGCGGATACAGGGGTTTTGGCGTTCGTCGAACCTCCGGGCGGCGGGACTACAGGTATTTGGCAGGCGGGAACGCATGTGGGAAGCCACCTGTTCAACGAGCCCGGCGCCTTGGCTTGGGCTGAACTGTTGACACCTGAGCCGCAGGCCGCCGTCGGGTTCTTCCAGCAGCTATTCGGGCATGAGGTTACGGAATATCCGCAGGACGACGGCGGCAGCTACAGTACGTTGATGGTCAACGGTGACGAGGTGGCCGGCATCGTTCCTGCCGATGAAGGCGAGGACGCTGCCTGGCAGATCTACTTTGGCGTGGCCGACGTGCGTAAGGCCGCTGAAGCCGCGCTGGCCGCCGGAGGGGAACTGCTGGTCGAGCCGGAAGAAGGGGCCGAGACAGGCTCACTCGCCACGATTCAGGACCCGCAAGGCGGAATCCTGAGCTTGATCCAGGTCTGA
- a CDS encoding helix-turn-helix domain-containing protein: MLQPSDVEWTDPECPVARAADLVGDKWSLLIIRDSLDGKRRFSEYERSLGVAKNILSDRLRLLVDRGVLNRAPNDRGTRSEYQLTEAGRDLFTVILSLRQWGERNAFGAKEHHSALMDPATGQPVPQLRPLGDSGMELKPEQTLLVKVGQTLPDSSAPAVTGK, from the coding sequence ATGTTGCAACCAAGTGATGTCGAGTGGACCGACCCGGAGTGCCCGGTTGCCCGCGCCGCCGATCTTGTGGGGGACAAGTGGAGCCTGCTGATCATCAGGGACTCCCTGGACGGCAAGCGTCGTTTCTCCGAATATGAGAGGTCGCTCGGGGTGGCAAAGAACATCCTTTCGGATCGCCTCCGGCTCCTTGTGGACAGGGGTGTCCTGAACAGGGCTCCCAACGACCGCGGTACGCGCAGTGAGTACCAACTGACGGAGGCCGGCCGGGACCTCTTCACCGTGATCCTCAGCCTTCGGCAGTGGGGCGAGCGCAATGCATTTGGCGCCAAAGAGCACCATTCAGCCCTCATGGATCCAGCCACGGGTCAGCCGGTCCCGCAACTTCGGCCCCTCGGGGACAGCGGCATGGAACTCAAACCCGAACAGACATTGCTGGTCAAAGTGGGACAAACGTTGCCTGACAGCTCAGCGCCGGCTGTCACCGGGAAGTAG
- the purM gene encoding phosphoribosylformylglycinamidine cyclo-ligase: protein MSSATPAAENNSGITYASAGVDVEAGDRAVELMKGAIKATHNSSVIGGVGGFAGLYDVSKLLTYKKPLLATSTDGVGTKVAIAQAMDIHDTIGFDLVGMVVDDIVVVGAEPLYMTDYIACGKVVPERIADIVRGIAAACSVAGTALVGGETAEHPGLLGEHEYDVAGAATGIVEADALLGPDRVRAGDVVIGMASSGLHSNGYSLVRRVINHAGWALDRQVSELGRTLGEELLEPTRVYAADCLDLARTFPVTGGAAVHGFSHVTGGGLAANLARVLPQGLVATVDRNTWELPAIFKLVSELGNVPLADLERTLNLGVGMVAIVSAEAADAAVARLNDRGLPSWVMGTVAADSDSIDKTGPDYVQGAKGVDGGAVRLVNAYA from the coding sequence ATGAGCTCCGCAACACCCGCCGCTGAGAATAACTCCGGTATCACCTACGCCTCCGCGGGTGTGGACGTCGAAGCGGGAGACCGCGCAGTCGAACTCATGAAGGGCGCCATCAAGGCCACCCACAACTCGTCGGTGATCGGCGGCGTCGGCGGTTTCGCTGGCCTGTACGACGTCTCGAAGCTGCTGACCTACAAGAAGCCGCTGCTCGCAACGTCCACCGATGGCGTGGGCACCAAGGTAGCCATCGCCCAGGCCATGGACATCCATGACACCATCGGTTTCGACCTCGTAGGCATGGTGGTGGACGACATCGTTGTGGTGGGCGCTGAGCCGCTCTACATGACCGACTACATCGCTTGCGGCAAGGTTGTCCCGGAACGCATCGCTGACATCGTCCGCGGTATCGCAGCTGCCTGCTCCGTGGCCGGCACCGCGCTGGTGGGTGGCGAGACCGCTGAGCACCCGGGCCTCCTGGGTGAGCACGAATACGACGTCGCAGGTGCTGCCACCGGCATCGTCGAAGCCGACGCCCTCCTCGGCCCGGACCGCGTCCGCGCCGGCGACGTCGTGATCGGCATGGCATCCTCCGGCCTGCACTCCAACGGCTACTCCCTGGTCCGCCGCGTCATCAACCACGCCGGCTGGGCCTTGGACCGCCAGGTATCCGAACTCGGCCGCACGCTGGGCGAAGAGCTTCTGGAGCCCACCCGCGTCTACGCAGCTGACTGCCTCGACCTCGCCCGCACCTTCCCCGTCACGGGCGGCGCGGCAGTGCACGGCTTCAGCCACGTCACCGGTGGTGGCCTCGCCGCCAACCTGGCACGCGTCCTCCCGCAGGGCCTGGTAGCTACGGTTGACCGCAACACCTGGGAACTGCCGGCCATCTTCAAGCTGGTCTCCGAGCTGGGCAACGTCCCCCTGGCCGACCTGGAGCGCACGCTAAACCTCGGCGTGGGCATGGTTGCCATTGTTTCCGCCGAAGCAGCCGATGCTGCCGTGGCCCGCCTGAACGACCGTGGCCTGCCCTCCTGGGTTATGGGCACCGTTGCAGCTGACAGCGACTCGATCGACAAGACCGGCCCGGACTACGTCCAGGGTGCCAAGGGCGTCGACGGCGGCGCTGTGCGTTTGGTGAACGCCTACGCCTAA
- the purF gene encoding amidophosphoribosyltransferase, with protein sequence MARGDGKLSHDLLPGEKGPQDACGVFGVWAPGEEVAKLTYYGLYALQHRGQESAGIATSDGKRINVYKDMGLVSQVFDETTLNTLTGHLAVGHCRYSTTGASHWANAQPTLGATATGTVALAHNGNLTNTAELREMILERNDGQLTGEMKQGNTSDTALVTALLEGEEGKTLEQTALELLPKIKGGFCFVFMDEGTLYAARDTYGIRPLCLGRLERGWVVASEQAGLATVGASFIREIEPGEFIAIDEDGVRSQRFAEATPAGCVFEYVYLARPDAAIAGRSVYEARVEMGRQLARENTHEADLVIPVPESGTPAAVGYAEQSGIPFAHGFVKNAYVGRTFIQPSQTLRQLGIRLKLNALESVIRGKRIVVVDDSIVRGNTQRAIVRMLREAGAAAVHVKISSPPVQWPCFYGIDFASRAELIANGATIEEISQAIGADSLAYISEDGMIGATQQPRERLCTACFTGKYPIELPHADKLGKNLLERTDLGGLPAASEADSVDDTEDPAEKPGATGCDPGPDAEFENLLTDADRLTDADKKESV encoded by the coding sequence GTGGCACGTGGCGACGGAAAACTTTCTCATGATCTTCTCCCCGGCGAAAAAGGCCCCCAGGACGCTTGTGGCGTCTTCGGGGTTTGGGCTCCCGGTGAAGAAGTAGCAAAACTCACCTATTACGGGCTGTATGCGCTGCAGCACCGCGGACAAGAATCGGCTGGTATAGCTACCAGTGACGGCAAGCGCATTAATGTCTATAAGGACATGGGCCTTGTGTCCCAGGTCTTCGATGAGACAACCCTGAACACCCTTACCGGGCACCTGGCCGTTGGCCACTGCCGGTACTCCACCACCGGTGCAAGCCACTGGGCCAACGCGCAGCCGACCCTGGGTGCAACAGCAACCGGCACGGTTGCCCTGGCCCACAACGGCAACCTGACCAACACCGCTGAGCTCCGGGAAATGATCCTTGAGCGCAACGATGGCCAGCTGACCGGTGAAATGAAGCAGGGAAACACCTCGGACACCGCCTTGGTGACCGCACTCCTTGAGGGTGAAGAGGGCAAGACCCTGGAGCAGACCGCGCTGGAGCTGCTGCCCAAGATCAAGGGCGGCTTCTGCTTCGTCTTCATGGATGAAGGAACGCTCTACGCAGCCCGCGATACCTACGGCATCCGCCCCTTGTGCTTGGGCCGCCTGGAGCGCGGCTGGGTTGTCGCTTCCGAGCAGGCCGGCCTGGCCACCGTTGGCGCAAGTTTCATCCGCGAAATCGAGCCCGGCGAATTCATTGCCATCGACGAGGACGGCGTCCGCTCCCAGCGCTTCGCTGAGGCAACCCCCGCCGGCTGCGTTTTCGAATACGTCTACCTCGCCCGCCCGGACGCTGCCATTGCCGGCCGCTCCGTGTACGAGGCACGTGTGGAGATGGGCCGCCAGTTGGCCCGCGAAAACACCCACGAGGCAGACCTCGTTATTCCGGTTCCCGAGTCAGGCACCCCCGCAGCCGTGGGCTACGCCGAACAGTCGGGAATCCCGTTCGCGCACGGCTTCGTCAAGAACGCCTACGTGGGCCGCACCTTCATCCAGCCCTCGCAGACCCTGCGCCAGCTGGGTATCCGCCTCAAGCTCAACGCTTTGGAGTCGGTGATCCGCGGCAAGCGCATTGTTGTGGTGGATGACTCGATCGTCCGCGGCAACACGCAGCGTGCCATCGTACGGATGCTCCGGGAAGCCGGTGCCGCCGCGGTACACGTAAAGATTTCCTCTCCCCCGGTCCAGTGGCCCTGCTTCTACGGGATCGACTTCGCGTCCCGCGCGGAACTGATCGCCAACGGTGCCACCATCGAGGAGATCTCCCAGGCAATCGGCGCTGACTCGCTGGCCTACATCTCCGAGGACGGCATGATCGGCGCTACCCAGCAGCCGCGCGAACGTCTGTGCACCGCCTGCTTCACCGGCAAGTACCCCATCGAGCTTCCCCACGCGGACAAGCTCGGGAAGAACCTGCTGGAGCGCACCGACCTTGGCGGCCTGCCTGCTGCCTCTGAGGCCGATTCCGTGGACGATACCGAGGACCCGGCCGAGAAGCCCGGCGCCACGGGCTGCGATCCCGGACCTGACGCCGAATTCGAAAACCTGCTTACCGACGCTGATCGTTTGACCGACGCCGACAAGAAAGAGTCTGTATGA
- a CDS encoding phosphatase PAP2 family protein has product MTTEGKEAPEQGVSGEVNQDRFVAGKDLTRWKSPVGHTLARGAEGITKFLGPYAALIITLVVGLAVALSLAWAFGEVYESVTEADGVAGLDHPVLDAAKSVRSPAADVAITAYTNIGGTVGMPLIAVAIMIFLALRRRSWTPVILMLAAGLGSLLITILGKPLFGRTRPDLADAIPPYEHSPSFPSGHSLNSIVIAGIVAYLIILRLNTTRSRVITILVAAVFAMTMGLSRVYLGHHWLTDVLAAWAIGIAWLALVITAHRLYLTVRARRHGSPRRVVS; this is encoded by the coding sequence GTGACGACTGAAGGAAAAGAGGCGCCGGAGCAAGGCGTCTCCGGTGAGGTAAACCAGGACAGATTTGTCGCGGGAAAGGACCTGACCCGCTGGAAGTCGCCGGTTGGCCACACCCTGGCGCGCGGAGCAGAAGGGATCACCAAGTTCCTGGGTCCCTACGCCGCACTGATCATCACGCTGGTGGTGGGCCTGGCCGTGGCACTGTCCCTGGCCTGGGCCTTTGGGGAAGTCTACGAATCCGTGACCGAGGCCGATGGCGTCGCGGGCCTTGACCACCCGGTCCTCGATGCCGCCAAGTCCGTCAGATCACCGGCCGCAGACGTTGCCATCACCGCCTATACGAACATCGGCGGAACGGTGGGCATGCCGCTGATAGCGGTCGCGATCATGATTTTCCTTGCCCTGAGGCGTCGCTCATGGACTCCGGTAATCCTGATGCTCGCCGCCGGCCTTGGCTCGCTTCTCATCACCATCCTGGGCAAGCCATTGTTTGGCCGCACCCGCCCCGATCTCGCCGACGCCATCCCGCCGTATGAGCACTCGCCATCGTTCCCCAGCGGCCACTCGCTGAATTCGATCGTGATCGCTGGCATCGTCGCCTATCTGATCATCCTCAGGCTTAACACCACCCGGTCCAGGGTCATCACCATTTTGGTAGCGGCCGTATTCGCCATGACCATGGGCTTGAGTCGGGTATACCTGGGCCACCACTGGCTGACGGACGTGCTGGCCGCGTGGGCCATCGGTATCGCCTGGCTGGCCTTGGTGATCACCGCCCATCGCCTGTACCTGACCGTGCGGGCCCGACGCCATGGCAGTCCCCGCAGGGTAGTCTCTTGA
- the uraD gene encoding 2-oxo-4-hydroxy-4-carboxy-5-ureidoimidazoline decarboxylase has translation MELAEFNSVDRDEAIRILTPCLDITRWVESVVDARPFSSVEELLGQAQQAAEPFTSEEVESAMAHHPRIGERPKAQTTEAAMSRSEQAGVDPGDSAVTTALAEGNRAYEEKFGRVFLIRAAGRSAQEILGTLQERITHTPEEEDTIVAGQLREIALLRLSGLISEGVNA, from the coding sequence ATGGAGCTTGCAGAATTCAACAGTGTTGACCGGGACGAGGCCATCAGGATCCTGACCCCTTGCCTGGATATCACCCGCTGGGTGGAGTCGGTCGTCGACGCCCGCCCCTTCTCCAGTGTCGAGGAATTGTTGGGGCAGGCCCAGCAGGCCGCAGAGCCCTTCACCTCCGAGGAAGTGGAGTCAGCCATGGCCCACCACCCCAGGATCGGCGAACGGCCCAAGGCACAGACCACCGAGGCAGCAATGTCACGGTCGGAGCAAGCGGGAGTGGATCCGGGAGACAGCGCGGTCACCACCGCCCTCGCCGAAGGAAACCGCGCCTACGAGGAAAAGTTCGGCAGGGTCTTCCTGATCCGCGCCGCGGGACGCAGTGCGCAGGAAATTCTCGGCACACTCCAGGAACGCATCACCCACACGCCCGAAGAAGAAGACACAATCGTGGCTGGCCAACTGCGGGAGATCGCACTGCTGCGCCTCTCCGGCTTGATCAGCGAAGGAGTCAACGCATGA
- the uraH gene encoding hydroxyisourate hydrolase: MSVSQVTTHILDTGSGRPAAGVAVVLYVREGDDWTLVAKGETDADGRIKTLGPERIPGGAYRLNFATGAYYEGLGTETFFPEVDLNFTVSDAGEHYHVPLLLSPFAFSTYRGS; the protein is encoded by the coding sequence ATGAGCGTTTCACAAGTAACAACCCACATCCTGGACACAGGTTCCGGCCGCCCGGCGGCGGGTGTCGCCGTCGTACTCTACGTCCGCGAAGGCGACGACTGGACCCTGGTGGCGAAGGGCGAAACCGATGCCGACGGCCGCATCAAGACCCTTGGCCCCGAGCGGATTCCCGGCGGCGCTTACCGCCTGAACTTCGCCACCGGCGCCTACTACGAGGGCCTCGGCACGGAGACGTTCTTCCCCGAAGTGGACCTCAACTTCACAGTTTCCGACGCCGGTGAGCACTACCACGTGCCGCTCCTGCTGAGCCCGTTCGCATTCTCGACGTACCGCGGCAGCTGA